A portion of the Halobacillus ihumii genome contains these proteins:
- a CDS encoding aromatic acid exporter family protein, which produces MLKPFTNFNLLGGRTIKTGVSVFITALICGFFNFPVVFAVITAIVTIEHTAADSIKKATVRFPASAIGALLATSFYALLGKEAITYALAAMLTIAICHKLKLDDGIIVATITATAMIPEFHDHYFVSFLTRLGTTSIGIVVSTFVNFFLMPPNYFPIIDKTINDLFTHASQLTIRIISSNKGNSNEKTRNISRSYRQLTAKLEKAFQLSQYQREEWKYHRHTIEQMSAFQLSQKKLAALQQIAYHLGNLQYAHVEPDDFSPEERTLLKEIVQCFAETLEDQEHKIGEDQYKKVEKLDHLFWKWKELHVEYSDKTQHQLPPQTILMYELLCFHDVLKELERMCSQYKKAVATSGST; this is translated from the coding sequence ATGCTCAAACCCTTTACGAATTTCAATTTATTAGGCGGTCGTACAATTAAAACAGGTGTTTCCGTGTTTATAACCGCACTTATTTGTGGTTTTTTTAATTTTCCGGTCGTTTTTGCAGTCATAACTGCGATTGTAACAATCGAACATACAGCTGCAGACTCAATCAAAAAAGCAACGGTTCGTTTTCCTGCATCAGCAATAGGAGCTTTATTAGCGACAAGTTTTTATGCTCTCTTGGGAAAAGAAGCAATAACCTATGCTTTAGCGGCTATGCTAACGATAGCCATCTGTCACAAACTTAAGCTGGATGATGGAATTATTGTTGCTACTATTACTGCTACAGCCATGATTCCGGAATTTCATGATCATTATTTTGTTTCATTTCTTACCAGACTGGGTACTACTTCTATTGGTATCGTCGTCTCAACTTTTGTTAATTTTTTCCTTATGCCGCCTAACTATTTTCCTATTATTGATAAGACTATAAACGATCTTTTTACTCATGCGTCACAGTTAACGATTCGCATAATTTCAAGCAATAAAGGAAATTCTAACGAAAAGACCCGAAATATTTCACGCTCTTATCGTCAGTTAACTGCAAAACTGGAAAAAGCGTTTCAATTGTCACAGTATCAAAGGGAAGAGTGGAAATATCACCGTCATACGATTGAGCAAATGAGTGCCTTTCAGCTTTCACAAAAAAAGCTGGCTGCTCTTCAACAAATAGCTTACCACCTTGGGAATTTACAGTATGCACATGTTGAACCTGATGATTTTAGTCCAGAAGAGAGAACGCTCCTTAAGGAAATTGTCCAGTGCTTTGCGGAGACATTGGAAGATCAGGAACACAAAATAGGCGAAGACCAATATAAAAAAGTTGAGAAGCTCGATCATCTATTCTGGAAGTGGAAGGAGTTACATGTGGAATACTCCGACAAAACTCAACACCAGCTTCCGCCACAAACTATTCTTATGTATGAATTACTTTGTTTCCATGATGTGCTGAAGGAACTAGAGAGAATGTGTTCCCAGTACAAGAAGGCTGTAGCGACAAGTGGTTCTACGTAA
- a CDS encoding aminotransferase class I/II-fold pyridoxal phosphate-dependent enzyme yields the protein MNQNLTPLFTGLKQHADKNPIQFHIPGHKKGKGMDQEFAHFMGDPALSIDLINIEPLDDLHHPQGIIDEAQTLAAEAFGADYTFFSVQGTSGAIMTMVMSVCQPGDKIIVPRNVHKSVTTAIIFSGATPIFIHPELDEQLGISHGITPEAVQKACDAHPDAKALLVINPTYFGISADLTQIVQIAHSFDIPVLVDEAHGVHIHFHERLPASAMQAGADLAATSVHKLGGALTQSSVLNLREGLVSRERVQAVLSMLTTTSTSYLLLASLDTARRQLAVKGKELLEEAIRLADYARNEINKLTPLHCPGEELLGSDATFDFDPTKLIISVKSLGLSGYDVEVWLRENHHIEVELSDLYNILCIITPGDQEQEIRRLIAALEELVTSHPQSFEYKHVPVQVPEIPLLALTPRDAFYAATEIVQFAESVGRISAEFIMVYPPGIPIFIPGEIITDDNLHYIRENVKAGLPVQGPEDDTLETLRVIKEHKAIY from the coding sequence TTGAATCAAAATCTTACGCCATTATTTACCGGGCTCAAGCAGCACGCTGATAAGAACCCCATTCAATTTCATATCCCTGGTCATAAAAAAGGAAAAGGAATGGATCAGGAATTTGCCCACTTTATGGGAGACCCTGCGCTCTCTATTGATTTAATAAATATTGAACCATTAGACGATCTACATCACCCTCAAGGAATTATAGATGAGGCCCAAACTCTTGCTGCTGAAGCCTTCGGGGCTGACTACACCTTTTTCTCTGTACAAGGGACATCTGGAGCGATCATGACGATGGTTATGAGTGTGTGCCAGCCGGGTGACAAAATCATTGTACCGCGCAATGTTCATAAGTCTGTGACGACTGCGATCATTTTTTCTGGCGCAACGCCAATTTTTATTCATCCTGAACTGGATGAGCAGTTAGGAATTTCACACGGAATCACACCCGAGGCCGTTCAAAAGGCGTGTGATGCGCATCCGGATGCAAAGGCTTTGCTCGTAATCAACCCAACCTATTTTGGAATATCAGCGGACTTAACTCAAATTGTGCAAATCGCCCACTCTTTTGATATACCTGTCCTGGTAGATGAAGCCCATGGAGTTCATATTCATTTTCACGAACGGCTCCCAGCTTCAGCGATGCAAGCCGGTGCTGATTTGGCTGCGACAAGTGTTCATAAGCTCGGAGGGGCACTTACCCAAAGTTCTGTCCTCAACCTGCGCGAAGGACTCGTTTCTCGTGAACGCGTCCAAGCTGTGCTCTCTATGCTGACAACGACCTCCACTTCCTATTTGTTACTTGCTTCCCTTGATACAGCAAGGCGTCAGTTAGCAGTAAAAGGGAAGGAACTGCTGGAAGAAGCGATTCGGCTCGCTGATTACGCAAGAAATGAGATCAACAAACTCACACCTCTCCATTGTCCAGGGGAAGAATTGTTAGGAAGTGATGCCACGTTTGATTTCGACCCGACTAAGCTGATTATTTCAGTAAAGAGCCTTGGACTCTCAGGATATGATGTTGAAGTGTGGCTAAGGGAAAATCATCATATTGAAGTGGAGCTATCAGATCTTTATAACATTCTATGCATCATAACTCCGGGAGATCAGGAACAGGAGATCCGCCGCCTCATAGCGGCCTTAGAAGAACTTGTAACGAGCCATCCGCAATCATTTGAGTACAAGCATGTTCCTGTTCAAGTGCCCGAGATCCCGTTACTGGCTTTAACTCCACGTGATGCTTTCTATGCAGCAACAGAAATTGTGCAGTTTGCAGAATCGGTCGGGAGAATCAGTGCTGAATTCATTATGGTCTACCCGCCTGGGATCCCAATTTTTATTCCTGGTGAAATTATTACAGACGATAACCTCCACTATATTCGTGAAAATGTCAAAGCCGGCTTGCCTGTACAGGGACCGGAGGATGATACACTAGAAACACTGCGGGTTATTAAAGAACACAAAGCGATCTATTAA
- a CDS encoding GapA-binding peptide SR1P — protein sequence MGTIVCQNCQKVIEHFENEKVSTLYSKCPSCNKAKKK from the coding sequence ATGGGTACAATCGTATGTCAGAACTGTCAAAAGGTTATTGAGCATTTTGAGAATGAGAAGGTATCAACCCTTTACAGTAAGTGTCCTTCTTGTAATAAAGCGAAGAAAAAGTAA
- a CDS encoding glycine betaine uptake BCCT transporter → MKQASKVFYISLVVSGLFIIWGVIPKDVLPTWNLSNVTSNVQAFITDKFGWFYLLSATGFLIFAIYLVFSKYGKLKLGKPDDEPEYSYITWFAMLFSAGMGIGLVFWGAAEPLSHFHTTPVPGMEPASQESARAAMKYSFFHWGLHPWGIYAVLALALAYFKFRKGAPGVISAALVPLLGEKRIKGGLGTFIDFIAVFATIFGVATSLGLGALQISSGLSYSIEGLEDTFGLQLIIIIVVTVLFMTSAMTGLNKGIKYLSNANIVLALLLMFSLLLIGPTGFIMDYFTTTLGSYVRDLPYMSFRLTPFVEDDTWIKGWTIFYWAWWISWAPFVGTFIARVSKGRTIREFITGVLLVPTIFGALWFSVFGGTAISLEFFDGVDIISDVQSLGTEVALFSMLEHIPLGGIMTVIGLLLISTFFITSADSATFVLGMQTTNGSLNPNNQVKFVWGLIQAGAAAVLLWQGGLTALQTAAIISAFPFTFIMILMCFSLMKEFKSEAKDIGLKNKK, encoded by the coding sequence TTGAAACAGGCATCTAAAGTATTTTATATTTCTTTAGTTGTATCTGGTCTTTTTATCATTTGGGGAGTAATTCCTAAAGACGTATTGCCAACATGGAATTTATCCAATGTAACCTCAAATGTCCAGGCCTTTATTACTGACAAATTTGGATGGTTCTATTTATTATCAGCTACCGGCTTTTTAATATTTGCCATTTATTTAGTTTTTTCAAAGTACGGAAAGCTTAAATTAGGAAAACCGGATGATGAGCCTGAATATTCGTACATTACCTGGTTTGCTATGTTATTTAGTGCAGGTATGGGGATTGGACTTGTTTTCTGGGGAGCAGCTGAACCTCTTTCCCATTTCCATACAACCCCAGTTCCTGGCATGGAACCAGCTTCGCAGGAATCTGCCAGAGCTGCCATGAAATACAGCTTCTTTCACTGGGGCTTACACCCGTGGGGAATTTACGCTGTACTGGCACTAGCTCTTGCCTACTTCAAGTTTAGAAAAGGAGCTCCAGGTGTAATCAGTGCTGCTCTCGTTCCTCTTCTAGGTGAAAAGCGAATTAAAGGCGGACTCGGAACATTCATCGACTTTATCGCCGTATTTGCTACAATCTTTGGTGTAGCCACATCTCTTGGATTAGGTGCTTTACAGATTTCAAGCGGCCTTTCCTATTCGATCGAAGGACTAGAAGACACGTTCGGTCTGCAACTGATCATAATTATCGTTGTTACCGTATTATTTATGACTTCGGCCATGACCGGTTTGAATAAAGGGATCAAATATTTAAGTAATGCTAATATCGTGTTAGCCTTATTACTTATGTTCTCACTGTTATTAATTGGTCCTACTGGATTCATCATGGACTACTTTACAACAACACTTGGTTCTTATGTACGGGATCTTCCTTATATGAGTTTTAGATTGACACCATTTGTAGAAGACGACACTTGGATTAAAGGCTGGACCATCTTCTACTGGGCTTGGTGGATTTCCTGGGCACCATTTGTTGGTACCTTTATCGCCAGGGTCTCCAAAGGTAGAACGATTCGTGAATTCATTACAGGCGTCCTGTTAGTGCCAACAATCTTTGGGGCGTTATGGTTCTCTGTATTTGGCGGTACAGCCATTTCATTAGAGTTCTTTGATGGGGTTGACATTATCTCAGATGTCCAAAGCCTTGGAACAGAAGTAGCTCTCTTCTCCATGCTGGAACATATTCCACTTGGCGGAATTATGACAGTGATCGGATTGCTGCTTATTAGTACCTTCTTTATTACATCTGCCGACTCTGCCACCTTCGTTCTAGGAATGCAGACGACAAACGGCAGTCTTAACCCGAACAATCAAGTGAAGTTTGTATGGGGACTAATTCAAGCAGGTGCTGCTGCCGTACTGCTATGGCAAGGCGGCCTAACAGCGTTACAGACTGCAGCTATTATCTCAGCCTTTCCGTTCACCTTCATTATGATTCTCATGTGCTTCTCATTAATGAAAGAATTTAAGTCGGAAGCAAAAGATATAGGTCTAAAAAATAAAAAGTAG
- a CDS encoding polysaccharide deacetylase family protein yields the protein MKQMIGVLLLAMLLAACAGGQAEETQGSKQQETSETDEIAAEQRDEKTDKESDNESGEKENSQPEEDENTEDETVVANAVEPEYEITEVYSFKPINDANEQVALLTFDDAPDEHALEIAKKLKELDAPAIFFVNGHFLSSPEEKKVLKQIHELGFAIGNHTATHATLPELTKEQQKKEISGLNDKVEEIIGERPEFFRAPHGMNTEYSKQLAAEEGMLVMNWTYGYDWKAKYQDAEAIADIMVNTNLLNPGANLLMHDREWTAKAVPEIVKGLRGKGYELLDPSLIKTP from the coding sequence ATGAAACAAATGATAGGGGTATTGTTGTTGGCCATGTTACTTGCGGCTTGTGCGGGAGGACAGGCCGAAGAAACACAGGGAAGTAAGCAGCAGGAGACGTCAGAAACAGACGAAATTGCGGCTGAACAACGTGATGAGAAGACTGATAAAGAATCTGATAATGAATCTGGAGAGAAAGAGAACTCCCAACCGGAAGAGGATGAGAACACAGAAGATGAAACAGTGGTAGCAAATGCCGTAGAACCAGAATACGAAATTACAGAAGTTTATTCTTTTAAACCTATAAATGATGCAAATGAACAAGTTGCTTTGTTAACATTTGATGACGCTCCTGATGAACATGCTTTAGAAATAGCCAAAAAGTTAAAGGAACTGGACGCACCTGCAATATTTTTTGTGAATGGACACTTCTTAAGCAGTCCAGAGGAGAAAAAAGTATTAAAGCAAATCCATGAACTTGGTTTTGCCATAGGAAATCATACAGCAACTCATGCAACATTACCAGAATTAACGAAGGAGCAACAGAAGAAGGAGATCAGCGGGCTTAATGATAAGGTGGAGGAGATTATCGGGGAGCGACCTGAATTTTTCCGTGCTCCACACGGTATGAATACTGAGTATTCAAAGCAACTTGCTGCAGAGGAAGGGATGCTCGTTATGAATTGGACATACGGGTACGACTGGAAAGCTAAATATCAAGACGCTGAGGCTATAGCTGATATTATGGTTAATACGAATCTTCTCAATCCAGGAGCAAATTTATTAATGCATGATCGGGAATGGACCGCGAAAGCAGTGCCGGAAATTGTGAAAGGCTTGAGAGGAAAAGGGTATGAACTATTAGATCCTTCCTTAATCAAAACTCCTTAA
- a CDS encoding NAD(P)H-dependent flavin oxidoreductase — MEWNNRVTETLGITYPIIQGGLAHLAYAELAAAVSNAGGLGQITAMSMGQPAELRDEIHKLRQLTRQSFGVNFAIGQHGRPFEEMVQVAIDEKVPVISVTGGNPKPVIDMVKDTPIKVLVLVAAKRQAEKAEELGADAVMVVGHEGGGHLGRSDTSTLILTPQVVQAVSIPVIASGGISDGKGLMAALALGAEGIEMGTRFIATKECVHANEAYKRALVESNESSTVVIKRSLGAPARALKNSWTEQILELEKDNRGYEGLRSYISGEANKRYIHKGEEDGFAWAGQVAARIEDVPSVAELMDRIIAEAEAIRGKWSK; from the coding sequence ATGGAATGGAATAATCGTGTAACTGAAACATTAGGCATTACTTATCCTATTATTCAAGGGGGGCTGGCGCATTTAGCGTACGCTGAATTAGCGGCTGCTGTTTCCAATGCAGGAGGACTTGGCCAAATTACAGCTATGAGCATGGGCCAGCCTGCAGAACTTCGTGATGAAATACATAAATTAAGACAGTTGACTCGTCAATCGTTTGGCGTCAATTTCGCTATTGGCCAGCATGGTCGTCCTTTTGAAGAAATGGTACAAGTCGCGATCGATGAAAAAGTACCGGTTATTTCTGTGACTGGGGGAAATCCTAAACCTGTCATTGATATGGTGAAAGACACACCCATTAAAGTATTAGTGTTAGTTGCTGCAAAACGTCAGGCTGAAAAAGCGGAAGAACTCGGAGCAGATGCTGTGATGGTGGTAGGTCACGAGGGTGGTGGACACTTAGGAAGGTCAGACACGAGTACGCTTATCCTCACCCCGCAAGTTGTGCAAGCTGTATCCATTCCCGTGATCGCTTCAGGCGGAATCAGTGACGGGAAAGGTTTAATGGCTGCCCTGGCATTAGGTGCTGAAGGAATTGAAATGGGGACTCGGTTTATTGCAACGAAAGAATGTGTGCATGCTAATGAAGCATACAAGCGTGCTTTAGTTGAATCCAATGAAAGTTCTACCGTTGTCATTAAGCGTTCACTCGGAGCACCGGCACGGGCGTTGAAAAATTCCTGGACAGAGCAAATTTTAGAGTTGGAAAAAGACAACCGTGGTTATGAAGGGTTAAGATCGTACATTAGCGGAGAAGCAAATAAACGCTATATCCATAAAGGCGAAGAGGATGGTTTTGCCTGGGCCGGCCAGGTGGCTGCTCGTATTGAAGATGTGCCTTCAGTTGCAGAATTAATGGACAGAATCATAGCCGAAGCAGAAGCTATTCGGGGCAAATGGTCTAAATAG
- the lpdA gene encoding dihydrolipoyl dehydrogenase, whose protein sequence is MVVGDFPIELDTLVVGAGPGGYVAAIRAAQTGQKVTIVDKGNLGGVCLNVGCVPSKALIQASHRFEHAKGAEDMGIQSENTTVDFSKVQEWKGGVVEKLTGGVEGLLKGNKVDIVKGEVYFVDKNTVRVMDEKNSQTYTFNNCIIATGSRPIELPSFKFSDRVLDSTGALDLKEVPKKLVVIGGGYIGTELGTAYANFDTEVTILEGTKDILGGFEKQMSTLVKRRLKKKGVEVVTNAMAQGVEETKDGVTVKYEVKGEEKSIEADYVLVTVGRRPNTDEIGLEELGIEMSDKGVIQTDKQSRTNIDNIYAIGDIVEGLPLAHKASYEGKIAAEAIAGEKSEIDYLGIPEVVFSDPELASVGYREQEAKDAGYDVQASKFPFGANGRALSLNDSDGFLKLITRKDDGLVLGAQIAGPNASDMIAELGLAVESGMTAEDLALTIHAHPTLGEITMEAAEVAMGQPIHIVK, encoded by the coding sequence ATGGTAGTAGGAGATTTTCCAATTGAATTAGACACATTAGTTGTAGGTGCGGGGCCTGGCGGTTATGTAGCCGCCATCCGTGCCGCACAAACAGGTCAAAAGGTGACCATCGTAGACAAAGGAAACCTAGGCGGTGTTTGTCTTAACGTTGGCTGTGTACCTTCTAAAGCACTTATTCAAGCAAGTCACCGTTTTGAACATGCCAAAGGTGCAGAAGACATGGGGATTCAGTCTGAAAACACAACTGTTGACTTTTCCAAAGTTCAAGAATGGAAAGGCGGCGTTGTTGAGAAGCTGACTGGTGGTGTAGAAGGCTTACTTAAGGGCAATAAAGTTGATATCGTAAAAGGCGAAGTTTACTTCGTGGACAAAAACACAGTTCGCGTCATGGATGAAAAGAACTCTCAAACGTACACGTTCAATAACTGCATCATTGCGACAGGTTCTCGTCCAATCGAGCTTCCATCCTTTAAATTCTCTGACCGCGTATTAGACTCAACAGGAGCTCTTGATTTAAAAGAAGTTCCTAAGAAGCTGGTTGTAATCGGCGGCGGATACATTGGTACAGAGCTTGGTACGGCTTATGCTAACTTCGATACAGAAGTAACCATTCTTGAAGGCACAAAAGATATTCTTGGCGGTTTCGAGAAACAAATGTCTACACTTGTTAAACGCCGTTTGAAGAAAAAAGGTGTCGAAGTCGTAACGAACGCAATGGCTCAAGGTGTTGAGGAAACTAAAGATGGTGTGACTGTTAAATATGAAGTGAAAGGCGAGGAGAAATCCATTGAAGCCGATTACGTTCTTGTCACAGTCGGACGTCGTCCAAACACTGACGAGATTGGTCTTGAGGAACTAGGTATTGAAATGAGTGACAAAGGAGTCATTCAAACCGATAAACAATCCCGTACAAACATCGATAATATTTATGCGATTGGTGATATTGTTGAAGGATTGCCGCTTGCTCACAAAGCTTCTTATGAAGGTAAAATTGCCGCTGAAGCGATTGCTGGAGAGAAATCTGAAATTGATTACTTAGGAATCCCTGAAGTGGTATTCTCAGATCCAGAATTAGCTTCTGTAGGTTACAGAGAGCAAGAAGCGAAGGATGCAGGATATGATGTACAAGCATCTAAATTCCCATTCGGAGCTAATGGACGTGCGCTATCTCTTAACGACAGTGACGGCTTCTTGAAGCTGATTACTCGTAAGGATGATGGTTTGGTCCTTGGCGCGCAAATTGCAGGTCCAAATGCCAGTGATATGATTGCTGAACTTGGTCTTGCCGTTGAATCAGGCATGACTGCTGAAGACTTGGCTCTAACCATTCATGCTCATCCAACACTAGGAGAGATTACAATGGAAGCAGCTGAGGTGGCAATGGGACAGCCTATTCATATCGTTAAATAA
- a CDS encoding UPF0223 family protein: MSYNYPIDEVYWSKEEIIDVVNFYSLVEQAYESSVKQDELLLAYTRFKQIVPSKSEEKQLCGKFEKESGYSCYRTIKRAKSSSAGEKINMS; encoded by the coding sequence GTGAGTTACAACTACCCTATAGATGAAGTCTATTGGTCAAAAGAAGAAATCATTGATGTGGTCAATTTTTACTCATTAGTTGAACAGGCTTACGAGTCTAGTGTTAAGCAGGATGAGTTGTTACTTGCTTATACGAGATTTAAGCAAATTGTGCCATCCAAAAGTGAGGAAAAACAACTTTGTGGCAAGTTTGAGAAAGAGTCTGGCTATTCCTGTTATCGAACTATAAAACGGGCTAAGTCATCGTCAGCAGGCGAGAAAATCAACATGTCATAG
- a CDS encoding alpha-ketoacid dehydrogenase subunit beta, which translates to MAQMTMIQAITDAMRTELKNDENVLVFGEDVGQNGGVFRATEGLQDEFGEDRVFDTPLAESGIGGLSIGLALTDFRPVPEIQFFGFVYETMDAINGQMARYRYRTGNTKNMPITIRSPFGGGVHTPELHADSLEGLMAQQPGLKVVIPSNPYDAKGLLIQSIRDNDPVIFLEHMKLYRSFREEVPEEEYTVDLGKANVKREGTDVTLIAYGAMVHSCLKAADALEEDGISAEVIDLRTVSPVDYETILASVEKTNRAVMVQEAQKQAGIAANVVSEIQEKAILHLEAPVLRVTAPDTVYAFTQAEEIWLPDHNDIVEKVNKVMNF; encoded by the coding sequence ATGGCACAAATGACAATGATTCAAGCCATCACAGACGCGATGCGCACAGAACTTAAGAACGACGAGAACGTGCTCGTCTTTGGTGAAGACGTTGGCCAAAACGGCGGCGTATTCCGTGCAACAGAAGGTCTTCAAGATGAATTCGGCGAAGACCGTGTGTTCGATACACCACTAGCTGAGTCAGGAATCGGTGGTTTGTCCATTGGTCTTGCACTTACTGACTTCCGTCCCGTTCCTGAAATTCAGTTCTTCGGATTTGTTTACGAGACGATGGACGCTATTAACGGTCAGATGGCTCGTTATCGTTACCGTACAGGAAACACAAAAAACATGCCGATCACAATCCGTTCTCCTTTTGGCGGCGGTGTTCATACACCAGAACTTCACGCTGACAGTCTGGAAGGATTAATGGCTCAACAGCCTGGTTTGAAAGTTGTAATCCCTTCAAACCCATACGATGCTAAAGGCCTGCTAATCCAATCCATCCGTGATAATGATCCGGTCATTTTCTTAGAGCACATGAAACTGTACCGTTCATTCCGTGAAGAAGTTCCTGAGGAAGAATATACAGTGGATCTTGGAAAAGCTAATGTGAAGCGCGAAGGCACAGACGTGACCCTTATTGCATACGGCGCAATGGTACATTCTTGCCTGAAAGCGGCTGACGCATTGGAAGAAGACGGCATTAGTGCAGAAGTCATCGACTTGCGTACAGTAAGTCCTGTAGATTACGAGACTATTCTCGCTTCTGTTGAGAAGACTAATCGTGCCGTTATGGTTCAGGAAGCTCAGAAGCAAGCTGGTATTGCTGCAAATGTTGTTTCTGAAATCCAAGAAAAAGCTATTCTGCACCTTGAGGCACCAGTTCTGCGCGTGACTGCACCTGATACTGTTTATGCGTTCACCCAAGCGGAAGAAATTTGGCTTCCAGACCACAACGACATTGTTGAAAAAGTAAATAAAGTAATGAATTTTTAA
- a CDS encoding YktB family protein translates to MSDFTGFNQKDFDVFSIPGLEDRMEALRERISPKLDTIATELAPDVTAMTGDEMFVHVAKHARRTTNPPNDTWAALASNNRGYKKLPHFQIGMWESHVFIWFAVIYESPIKEAFGEKLLQHKKEIRSIIPDHFVWSIDHTKPDAFVQEDITDEKFDEMFTRLKQVKKAEILCGLQLSRDDDHITDPDAFIHLCRDTFQTLQPLYQYAKDSY, encoded by the coding sequence ATGAGTGACTTTACAGGGTTTAATCAAAAAGATTTTGACGTATTTTCCATTCCAGGTCTGGAAGATCGGATGGAAGCGTTAAGGGAAAGAATATCACCTAAGCTTGATACCATTGCTACGGAGCTAGCGCCTGATGTTACTGCGATGACTGGTGATGAAATGTTCGTTCACGTTGCTAAACATGCCAGAAGGACAACAAACCCGCCAAATGATACGTGGGCAGCCCTTGCTTCAAATAATCGAGGGTACAAGAAACTTCCCCACTTTCAAATTGGAATGTGGGAAAGTCATGTGTTTATTTGGTTTGCAGTGATTTACGAAAGTCCTATAAAAGAAGCATTTGGCGAAAAGCTGCTTCAACATAAAAAGGAGATCAGAAGCATTATCCCCGATCATTTCGTCTGGTCAATTGACCATACAAAACCGGATGCTTTTGTACAAGAGGACATAACCGATGAAAAATTTGATGAGATGTTTACAAGGCTGAAGCAGGTGAAAAAAGCTGAAATTCTTTGTGGGCTTCAGCTTAGCCGAGATGATGACCACATTACAGATCCCGATGCGTTTATCCACCTATGCCGTGATACATTCCAGACACTGCAGCCGCTTTATCAATATGCTAAAGACTCTTATTAA
- a CDS encoding dihydrolipoamide acetyltransferase family protein, which produces MAFEFKLPDIGEGIHEGEIAKWFVKPGDEVKEDDVLCEVQNDKAVVEIPSQVDGTVKELHVEEGETTTVGTVIITIDDGSEDSGDDSGEESKDESKEESKEEPKKDKQESSKEEKKEEKSEQPAAQTDDSDADDDKRVIAMPSVRKYARDNDVDIRKVQGSGKNGRVLKDDVDSFLDGGQTQASEDSADETAAEETTTQEAPAAGEAYPETREKMSGMRKAIAKAMVNSKHTAPHVTLMDEVDVSELVAHRKKFKAVAAEQDIKLTYLPYVVKALVSTLKKYPVLNTSLDDETDEIIQKHYYNIGIAADTDKGLLVPVVKDADRKSIFSISSEVNELAVKARDGKLSSAEMKGASTTITNIGSAGGQWFTPVINHPEVAILGIGRIAEKPVVRDGEVVVAPVLAISLSFDHRMIDGATAQHAMNNIKRLLNDPQLIMMEA; this is translated from the coding sequence GTGGCGTTCGAATTTAAACTGCCCGATATCGGTGAAGGGATCCACGAAGGTGAAATCGCCAAGTGGTTCGTCAAACCCGGTGATGAAGTAAAAGAAGACGATGTACTTTGTGAAGTGCAAAATGACAAAGCAGTAGTAGAAATCCCTTCCCAAGTTGATGGTACTGTAAAAGAACTGCATGTTGAAGAAGGCGAAACAACAACTGTAGGAACAGTTATTATTACCATTGATGACGGTTCAGAAGACTCAGGCGATGATTCTGGGGAAGAATCGAAAGACGAATCCAAAGAGGAATCCAAAGAAGAACCTAAGAAAGACAAGCAAGAGTCTTCAAAAGAAGAGAAAAAGGAAGAGAAGTCCGAGCAGCCTGCTGCACAAACTGATGACAGCGATGCAGATGACGATAAACGTGTTATTGCCATGCCGTCTGTTAGAAAATATGCACGTGATAACGATGTTGATATTCGTAAAGTACAAGGCTCAGGGAAAAATGGCCGCGTCTTAAAAGACGATGTGGACAGCTTCCTTGATGGTGGACAAACACAAGCATCTGAAGACAGTGCTGACGAAACGGCTGCAGAAGAAACAACAACTCAAGAAGCACCGGCAGCTGGTGAAGCTTATCCTGAAACTCGTGAGAAGATGAGCGGTATGCGTAAAGCGATTGCTAAAGCAATGGTCAACTCTAAACATACAGCTCCACATGTTACGCTAATGGATGAAGTGGATGTATCAGAGCTTGTTGCTCACCGTAAAAAATTCAAAGCTGTTGCAGCCGAGCAGGATATTAAGCTGACATACCTTCCTTATGTAGTGAAAGCATTAGTGTCAACACTGAAGAAATATCCAGTCCTAAATACTTCTTTAGATGATGAAACGGATGAAATTATTCAAAAACACTATTATAATATTGGTATTGCAGCTGATACAGATAAAGGATTACTTGTGCCTGTTGTTAAAGATGCAGATCGTAAATCGATCTTCTCCATTTCAAGTGAAGTAAATGAGCTAGCTGTGAAAGCACGTGACGGCAAACTTTCTTCCGCTGAAATGAAAGGTGCATCTACAACGATTACAAATATCGGTTCCGCTGGAGGACAGTGGTTTACTCCAGTTATCAACCACCCAGAAGTAGCGATCCTTGGAATTGGCCGTATTGCCGAAAAACCTGTTGTACGCGACGGAGAAGTTGTTGTCGCTCCGGTACTAGCTATTTCATTAAGCTTTGACCACCGTATGATCGACGGTGCTACAGCACAGCATGCAATGAATAACATCAAGCGTTTACTGAACGATCCACAATTAATCATGATGGAGGCGTAA